A window of Actinomadura viridis genomic DNA:
CTTGGCGCGTCGCGACATGAGGAACTCGCGCACCTGGTGACGGTTGTCCATACATCGAGCGTAAGGCGGGTCGGCGCTGCCGAGGGGTGCCCTGTCAGGGCACGTCATGACAGCGCTCGTGGCCACACCGGGCGTCTCATGTTCGGTGGGAATGACGCCCAACAGCCCGACTTAGCCAGGGACTACTTGTACCTGGCTGTGCCGGTGCGGGGGCACGACACTGGGGACGTGATCGACCGCGCACGCCCGCGTCCAACCACCTCCGGCCTTGACGTAGATGCCATCAGGGAGAATTGATGTCCGCCTCCACGCTGGTATTCGTTCACGGTTTCTGGCACGGCTCCTGGTGCTGGAGCGAAGTCATCCCCCGTGTGGTGGCCACCGGTCGCCTGGCCGTTGCGGTGGACATGGCAGGGCACGGGCTGTACGCCCGCCGTCCCCGATGGTTCACCGAACAGCCGTACACCCCCGAGGCGGTCGGCACGGAGGTTTCACCCGTCGCGGACGTGAGTCTCGACGATGCGGCCGAGTTGCTGACTTCACAGGTCGAGCGGATCGGCGGTGGCGAGCCGGTTACGGTGGTCGCCCATAGCGCGGCCGGCCCCGTACTGACGCGAGTGGCCCAGCAGACACCCGAACTGATCGCGCACGCGGCGTACCTTTCTGCGTACATGCCGGCATCCGACGTGTCGGCCGCGGCCTACACGCGGATGCCCGAGGCCGCCGCTGATCAGGTCGCGCCATTGCTGCGGGGCGACCCGGCCCAGATAGGCGCGCTGCGGCTGGACTTCGCCACGGACGACGCGGCCTACCGGCAGCGGCTTCACGAGGCGTTCTATGGAGACGTGGACCCGGTCCTGGCCGATGCCGCCACCGGCCTGCTGACGCCCGACGGTCCGATCGGCATCATGCTCGGCACCACTACCCTGACCCGCGACGGCTGGGGATCGGTGCGGCGCACGTACCTCACCTGTACGAAGGACGTGGCGATCGGGCCGGCCCTGCAGGCGAGGTTCGTCGCCGAGGCCGACGCGGCCTTCCCGGACAACCCGACGTCCGTCATCGCGCTCGACGCCTCCCACTCGCCATTCCTCTCGATACCCGACGAGGTGGCCGGCATCGTCACCTCCCTTGGCTGACACGAAGGCGGACTTCGCCAACGCGGCCGAAAACCGAAGCCCACCAAGGGGTCGAGCGGACCACTCGCGGGCTCCGCGGGCCGATCGGCATGGAGGTCGTGCCGCCCGGTTCGGGAGCTGCCGCCGGTCGGCGAGCCGTCGCCGGTTCGGCGACCTGCGGGTGAACCGCGACCGCGAGAAGGCCGGCGTCGTCGGCACGGGCCCAGACGCTCGTCGTCCCCGGCACCGACACGGCCGCTACGCAGACCGGACCGCCGGACCGCCGGACCGCCAGGTACCTGGCCGTTGCCGGTGGTCGGCCACTTCACCGTGCGGGCGTGCCCGGTGCCCCCGTGGGGAACTCCTCGATGCCGAGGACCCGCAGCAGCTCCAGCCGTTCGCGGGCCTCGGCGTCGGCCGGGGTGAGCACCAGCAACTGCTGCCCCTGGTCGGGAGTGACCAGGGTCTCGCAGTCCATCAGTATCCGGCCCACCCGCGGATGCAGGATGGTCTTGCGGTCGGCGCGCCGGACCGCGACCTCGTGCTCGGTCCAGAGGCGGCGGAAGTCGGCGCTGGAGGACCGTAACCGGTCGATGAGTCCGGTGACCGTGGGGTCCCCGGACCGGCGGCCGGCGGCCGCGCGCAGGTCGGCCACGAGCTGGCGGCCGTGATGCCCCTGCTCCTCGGGCGGGCAGACGGCCCGGGCGGCCGGATCGGTGAACCACCGATACACGACGTAGCGCCGGTCGCCGGAAAAGCCGGTGTGGTCGCCCATCAGCAGAACGGCCGCCCGGTTCTGAGCCAGGACCTCACCCAGGTCCGACAGCACCAGGGCCGGGGTGCGACCGAGCAGGTCGAGCATGCGCATCAGACCGGCGCGGGCCAGGCGGGCCACCCCGTCGGCGGGCGGCGGACGGTGGCCGGCCAGGTGGAACAGGTGATCGCGCTCGTCCTCGGACAGGCGCAAAGCCCGGGCCAGCGCACCGAGCAGCTGGACCGAGGGCTGACTGCTGCGGCCCTGTTCCAGGCGCACGACATAGTCCACCGACATGCCGGCGAGCATCGCCACCTCTTCCCGGCGCAGGCCGGTGGTACGGCGGCGCGGGCCACCGGCG
This region includes:
- a CDS encoding alpha/beta fold hydrolase — encoded protein: MSASTLVFVHGFWHGSWCWSEVIPRVVATGRLAVAVDMAGHGLYARRPRWFTEQPYTPEAVGTEVSPVADVSLDDAAELLTSQVERIGGGEPVTVVAHSAAGPVLTRVAQQTPELIAHAAYLSAYMPASDVSAAAYTRMPEAAADQVAPLLRGDPAQIGALRLDFATDDAAYRQRLHEAFYGDVDPVLADAATGLLTPDGPIGIMLGTTTLTRDGWGSVRRTYLTCTKDVAIGPALQARFVAEADAAFPDNPTSVIALDASHSPFLSIPDEVAGIVTSLG
- a CDS encoding helix-turn-helix transcriptional regulator, yielding MQRDQLADFLRRRREAIRPAEVGLAGGPRRRTTGLRREEVAMLAGMSVDYVVRLEQGRSSQPSVQLLGALARALRLSEDERDHLFHLAGHRPPPADGVARLARAGLMRMLDLLGRTPALVLSDLGEVLAQNRAAVLLMGDHTGFSGDRRYVVYRWFTDPAARAVCPPEEQGHHGRQLVADLRAAAGRRSGDPTVTGLIDRLRSSSADFRRLWTEHEVAVRRADRKTILHPRVGRILMDCETLVTPDQGQQLLVLTPADAEARERLELLRVLGIEEFPTGAPGTPAR